The Rhododendron vialii isolate Sample 1 chromosome 6a, ASM3025357v1 genome includes a window with the following:
- the LOC131329808 gene encoding proline-rich receptor-like protein kinase PERK2, whose amino-acid sequence MASSKSTNNKYASLNFNDIHQKKHHPSSSSSASPLTTPTTKKILSNSRIHGNMLVLTRPAPKPVPQPSPPSTPPQPQLQQSPTTPDPISLRPLGRTGSGPTLIPSPLTLPKPDREYSPSPSPSPKSGRFVPPHLRPGFAGREEKPGPQQGARSRENPVEMNRPGSSGTRPSSSGR is encoded by the exons ATGGCAAGTAGTAAGTCGACCAACAACAAGTACGCCTCCCTCAACTTCAACGACATCCACCAGAAGAAACACCacccttcctcctcctcctccgcctcacCCCtcaccactcccaccaccaagAAAATCCTCTCCAACTCTCGTATCCATGGCAACATGCTCGTCCTGACCCGGCCCGCTCCCAAACCCGTCCCCCAACCCTCCCCTCCTTCCACGCCACCGCAACCACAGCTACAGCAATCACCGACGACTCCCGATCCGATATCTCTCCGCCCGCTGGGCCGAACCGGATCGGGTCCGACCCTGATTCCCTCCCCTCTGACTCTGCCGAAGCCGGACAGGGAGTACTCGCCGTCTCCTTCTCCGTCGCCCAAGTCGGGGCGGTTCGTCCCGCCCCATCTCCGGCCGGGGTTCGCGGGCCGGGAGGAGAAGCCCGGTCCGCAGCAGGGAGCCCGATCCAGGGAGAATCCGGTGGAGATGAATCGGCCTGGTTCGAGTGGGACTCGGCCGAGTTCCAGTGGACGATG A
- the LOC131329825 gene encoding sm-like protein LSM3A, with product MGSEEDSAVKEPLDLIRLSLDERIYVKLRSDRELRGKLHAYDQHLNMILGDVEEIVTTVEIDDETYEEIVRANKRTIPFLFVRGDGVILVSPPLRTA from the exons atggggagcGAAGAAGATAGCGCAGTGAAAGAGCCGCTGGATCTCATCAGACTGAGTCTGGATGAGAGAATCTATGTCAAGCTTCGATCTGATCGTGAACTCCGCGGAAAGCTCCAC GCGTACGACCAACATTTAAATATGATACTAGGAGATGTTGAAGAAATTGTGACCACAGTGGAGATTGATGATGAGACCTATGAGGAGATAGTTCGA GCAAACAAGCGGACaatcccttttctttttgtacgGGGAGATGGGGTGATACTGGTTTCTCCGCCTCTGCGGACAGCTTAA